GGGGCCGTCGGCCGGGAGGGTGTGCGGGGCCTCTCCGAGGAGGCCGTCCCCAGTCCACTACCGGGCCGCACCCCCCGGAAGCGTGCGCGCGCCCGCCGGTGTGTGCGCACACTTCACACGGGGCGCATGGAATTCCGAAAGCCGGCGCATGGGAGCAGGGCGGCCGCGGTATTCTGACTTTCTTTCAAAACAGCCGATGTGTGCGGGCGCCCTGTTGCTCATGTGGAAGTTGTGCAAGGGTTGCAACGCCCGTGCGGGGGGTAAAATCCCGGGTTCTTCCGGCAGTTGCGGAACTTCACCGGCCGAAACGCCGGTCAATTCCCCTCCCCGCGCGCCGCAGAGGTACGTATCGACGCAGCACGCACCAAAGGAATCCGCTCAGTGCTCACCCCCCACCCCCCTCGTCCTCCCTATCCGCCGCCCGGCGGCGACCCCGGGGAGTCCGACGAATCGCTCACCGGCCCACTGCGGGCCGGATCCGATGCGGAGGGCTCCCGGTCCGCCGCCCTGCTGATGGCCCGGCACTGGCAGTCGGCGCACGACTACACGGTCGTCTGCCTGGCCCTTTCCGGCCCGCTCGCGCACATGGTCACCGCCACCGCCTTCCACCAGGTGCTCGGCCGGCTCGCCCTCGGCGAACCCGCCGAGGCGCTCCGGCCCCGGCTGCTCGTGGCAGTCCGGGACACGGTCGTCAACTGGTCCGGCACCGACCGCATCACCGCTGTACTGCCCGGACTCGGGAAACCCGCCGGGGGCCGCGGTATGCGCGCCGCGAAGACCCTGATACCCGAAAACCGAGTCCTCTCCGACCGTTCCTTCCACGCCCTTCCCCGGCTGGAACAGGCGCTGTTGTGGCACATCGAGGTCGAGGCCGAACCGATAACCATTCCCGCCGGACTACTCGGTCTCGACGTCGACAGCGCGGCGGCCGCGCTGGAACAGGCCCGCGAGAAATTCCGGGAGGGCCTGGTGCGCGCCCACCGGGAACTCGCGCCCGGCCAGGAATGCCGCTACTACAACCGCCTTCTCGACGTTCCGATCCGCCGCGGCGGCGCCCTGCTGCCCGATGTCCAGGAACATCTGTCCGCCTGCTCCTACTGCCGGCACGCGGCGGAGCAACTGGGCCATACGGACGCCGCGTTGGGCGTGCTGCTCGCCGAGGCGGTGCTCGGCTGGGGCGCCCGCCGCTACCTCGAATCCCGCCCCGGCCGCCGCCCCGGCCCCGCCCGCGGCGGCTCCCGGCGCTCCGGTGGCCGCAGACGTGGCGGCGGCGACAAGCCCGGCCTGTTCGCCCGCGCCGCCCTGGCCGCCGCGCGGCGACGCGGCGACGGCCGGTCCCCGCTCCCGGCCCCGGTGCCGCGCGGACGGCGGCACGGCGGAGGTGAACCCGGGCCGCTCGCCCCGTTCTCCGGCACCGGCTGGTCCTCCCGGACACTGCTCACCGGAGTCGGCGTGGCCTCGGCCGGACTGCTCGCGGCCGTCCTCGCCATCAGCCTGTGGCCGGAGGGCGGCGACGGCACCGCCCCGGTCGCCTCCACCGGCGCCGTCCCCGGCACCACCGCCCACCGGTCCCCGCCCCCCTCCGCTGCGGCCCCCGGCACCGCGGGACTGCCCACCACCGGCCGCCCCACCCGCCTGCGCGACGCCGCCGCCGACCTGTGCCTGGACATCAAGGGCACCCCGAAGGCCGGGGCGGGCACGGTGCTCGCCGTCTGCTCCGCGGTGCTCACCCAGCAGTGGACGTACGACGCCGACGGGCTGCTGCGCAGTGCGGCCGGCTCGGGGTTGTGCCTGGACTCGCACGCCGACGCGGGCGTGGTGATCCTCGGCAGTTGCGCCGACGCCGGCTCGAAGCGGGGCGACGACGTGCGCTACGACCTCACCCAGCGGGGCGAGTTGCTGCCCCGCTGGGACCGCGCCCTCGCCCTCGCCACCGCGGCTGACAGCGTGGGCGCCGATGTCGTCGTCAAGGTCCGGGACGGCTCCGCAGGGCAGCGCTGGGTGACCGACGCGCCCTCGGCGAGCCCCGGCTCCCTCTCGACCGCGGGCACGGACGGCCCCTCCACCCGACCCGCACGTCCGCCGGCGAAGGACGCCTGAACCACTCGCCGGCGCACGGTCCCGGTGCTCCGCGCTCCCGCGGGAACACCGGGACAGCTCAGGTGCGCGGCACGAGCCGGCTCCGGGCGGATGTACGTCACCGGCAGCTCGCCCAACGGCCGCTTGGGGACGGACGGTTCGCCGACCGTGGCGCCGGGATGCGCAGCGCCCGCGGTGACGATCCGCTCGGTCCGCTCGGCGGCCTGTCCGACCGGGACGTCCGACGAAGCGGCCTGCTGCAGTGATCACTTCGTGAACACAAGGAGTCATGAAGGGGCTTGAGGGGGTCGGAGTCGGAATGTTTCAGGACGATTAACGAAGCGCTGATTTTCGGCCATCCGGCCGGGCTCGACGGGCGTAACCCGCGTAGTTGCTGGGTCACGGTGTGTGGATTCCGTGACATCACGCCACTGCTTCAACAC
The genomic region above belongs to Streptomyces sp. CG1 and contains:
- a CDS encoding RICIN domain-containing protein, with product MLTPHPPRPPYPPPGGDPGESDESLTGPLRAGSDAEGSRSAALLMARHWQSAHDYTVVCLALSGPLAHMVTATAFHQVLGRLALGEPAEALRPRLLVAVRDTVVNWSGTDRITAVLPGLGKPAGGRGMRAAKTLIPENRVLSDRSFHALPRLEQALLWHIEVEAEPITIPAGLLGLDVDSAAAALEQAREKFREGLVRAHRELAPGQECRYYNRLLDVPIRRGGALLPDVQEHLSACSYCRHAAEQLGHTDAALGVLLAEAVLGWGARRYLESRPGRRPGPARGGSRRSGGRRRGGGDKPGLFARAALAAARRRGDGRSPLPAPVPRGRRHGGGEPGPLAPFSGTGWSSRTLLTGVGVASAGLLAAVLAISLWPEGGDGTAPVASTGAVPGTTAHRSPPPSAAAPGTAGLPTTGRPTRLRDAAADLCLDIKGTPKAGAGTVLAVCSAVLTQQWTYDADGLLRSAAGSGLCLDSHADAGVVILGSCADAGSKRGDDVRYDLTQRGELLPRWDRALALATAADSVGADVVVKVRDGSAGQRWVTDAPSASPGSLSTAGTDGPSTRPARPPAKDA